In the Triticum aestivum cultivar Chinese Spring chromosome 2B, IWGSC CS RefSeq v2.1, whole genome shotgun sequence genome, tcggggtggcacgggccggggcggcgcggagacggcgtcggggcggcgcgggccggggcggcgcggagacggcgtcggggcggcgcgggacggggcggcgcgggccggggaTGGATTCGCCACCGTCGGGGGAGAGCGCAGGAGAAGAGATTAAAGTGGGGATGGGCGGTTCTGAAATTTttctaagtgctacttatatagcaaaggcattggtctcggttcgtggcacaaaccggggctaatgcacccctttagccccggttagagccaccaaccgggaccaaaggcctcttttcagcagcccagagggcgggaagcagagggctttggtcccgattggtggcaccaaccgggactaaaggggggcattggtaccggttggtgccacgaaccggtaccaatgcaccactTTAGTCAAggttggtgccgccaaccgggactaaaggccatgtgttgcccgcgtcgcggcacgaaagtttattcccacctcgctagctgagggagctcgagagtggtttataagcccgaGTCCCGCtgccctcttgagctcctctcaaatgcaggcttacgggcctaaacgcactatatgtgcatgtgggcctattgggcctattgcgggcctgaatcctggcccattgttgggtttctagtcgtattcaggtcgtggtagccctttaggtcgcacttattttattttatttattttatttttgcttcgaattatttattttcttttgatttttgcttttttttatttttttcttttagctcagattaattataatctttctgttactccattagtttccaaatttgaataattagtttccaccaaccggtaccaatgcatccgtccaattacttatttattttctttggtacaggttttaaggctggtgccccacgagcaccttttagtaccggttcgtggcatgaaccggtaaaagagttttttagttgattctttctgcagctgttttttagtcccacctcgccaagtgagaggcactcgcagcggtttataagccccgagtgcagagacgatgtagaagaggctcaatgctaacctgcacgttgcttagctttaagccttgaggaatagggtagactgcacggagctatgtgcagtgcagtttacactattccgaaaggcttgaagctaattaacaagcattgcgcctcttttttatttttaatgacttattacaagtcagaaaaaatagaaaaaaataaatatagcacaaaagaaaaaaaaactatataaaaaactactcagaaataaatagaagaaaaaatatttgtgattaactttactaaaaaaatgagcatagatgcgcttatagagaaaattagacctaaattcataataaatttctactaacttcagagaaattcaatatTAATTTacgtcaaatttcctgtataagggcatctattttcactttgagaggagctcaacaaggcagagggggaggggcttataaacgggtgtgagcgcccttcggttggcgaggtgggactaaactctaaccgcaacgaggaccaaccgggactaatgggctgcctttggtcccggttcgtcccaccaaccgggaccaatggtggtgggccaggagcgaggcccattggtcccggttcgtcccaccaactgggaccaaaaggtctagacgaaccgggaccaatggcccacgtggcccggccggcccccggggctcacgaaccgggtccaatgccgccattggtcccgattctggactgaaccgggactaatgggctgacccggcctggaccattgcctctttttctactagtgtctataAATACAAAAACATCAATTTCTGTCCATTTTGATCCTGATCTAAGTTGGAAGTTTCTACAAGGAACGGACTACATTTTTATTCATGTGAAGCAAGGAAGGGAATACATCTCAAAATCCATACAAATCCACATGATTCAATTGAAAGGAGCCGGCACAGTCACTACCAGAGCCTGAAGACGATCCCACTAGCTTCTCCTCCATAGCCACCGTTGTTGTGGTAGCGACAGTGATGGCCCTGCTGTGATTGGGGACTGGAGTTTGACATGTCCTAGATGATGAAAAAATTAGCTGCGATGGTGCCGCGATTGTGGACTGGAGTTTGACTTGGACCCCTGCCGCTGGGTCGCCGGCACCAGGGTGCCGCGCGCAGCAGCGATGGGAAGAAGAATTCCGAGCAGCCAGAGCGACGATTGATATCTTGACAAAGAAACGAAAGAGACAAATTGATGAAGCGATTAGCGATCTGATTGAGTTTTTAGGGGTCAGTGATCTGATGAGCAAGAGACGAAGCGGCTGTGCGTGGCGACGCTTTAACTAGCGCTAGAGATCAACAAAAGAATTGGCCCTAGCTTCGCTTCCTTTCTTAAAAAAATTATCTGCCAAATATTTTTTGCTGGGCTATACTAATGATATACTTGCATACCAGATCATGGGCCCCTGCCTAGCCTGGGCCCTTGGCCGTTGCCTCTCGTTGGCAAGACGATGGGGCCTCGACTCCCGTCACCCGGTCGTGTTTCATGTCCTACTTTACCTCACTGGCGACCGGACCAACATTTGAACGGGTGCAGCCGACCGTCGGACATGGCCACGGCGGAGCCGGACGGGCTCCTCTTTAGATTTTGAGGGGTTGGATTTGTTGTATCTGGGTTGTAGTTGCTCTTATGTGTTTTTTTTTTACAAATGCAATATATTAATATCGCGGAAATATCAATTACACCCGATCTTTGCAACAACGCAAAATCGTAAAGACATTAAAAGACACATAAGAAAAAAACACATAAAAGTTATAGAAGAACAAGGAAAAAAGATGGAAAAGCCTTTCGCATGCCTACCGTCTACCGTCACGTGTTCAACGTAGGGGTGTCGGCTAATCGGCTTGCACCACCTGCACCTGGAGCtagtgtaagggcatctccaaggtcGATCCACGGATTCTCTGGCGTAGTACTGCACCGCACCGAGTGGTCGAACCGGCCGACGATAATGCAAATTATGATTTGGCCACGCACCGCACTACCGCAGTCGCGCACCTACGGATTGATCAAACAAATACTACCACCCAGTAAGGCACCGACGGAACAGAGCAGAGCAAGCCGGGTTCGCTGCCATGGGAAAGGAGCCTACGTACCTTTGCACAAGGCAATCGTGGCatgcatgtcaatatgtcacgcgtGATATTCGTGACACGACTGATATGGATTTGGTCACACAGCTTTAGATATGGTTTTTATTCCCGGTTCCCCGAACAGTACAAAGATCTCTATATATACACTATATATAAATAGCGTTGTGCGAGTGACTAGCAGTTTCAGTTCCGTGCGCCGATTTTAAAAGAGAGGAAGCATCTTAGCAATGGCGCCGGTGGCTGTCCTTGTGCCGTGGCTAGCATGGCTCGTCGCCTCTTTCCTCTCCGTCTATCTCCTCAACCTCCTAGCACGGGCGCGCTCCAGCCTCCCTCCGGGCCCCCGCCCGCTGCCGCTCATCGGCAGCCTCCACCTCCTCGGCGACAAGCCGCACCGCTCCCTTGCCCGTCTGGCCAAGGCCCACGGCCCGCTCATGTCCCTGCGCCTCGGCGCGGTCACCACGGTGGTCGTTTCCTCCCCCGCCATGGCCCGGGTGTTCCTGCAGCGCCACGACTCCGCGTTCGCCGCCCGGTCCGTGCCCGACGCCACCGGCGAGCACGCGGCGGGCTCCGTGGCCTGGCTGCCCCCTGCGCCGCGGTGGCGCGCGCTGCGCAAGATGATGGCCACGGAGCTGTTCGCCCCGCACCGGCTCGACGCGCTGCGCCACCTGCGGAGCGAAAAGGTGCGGGATCTCGTGGACCATGTCGCGCGGCTGGCGCGCGAGGGCGCGCCCGTGAACGTCGGCCGCGTGGCCTTCACGACGAGCCTGAACCTCCTCTCCCGCACCATCTTCTCCGCCGACCTGACGAGCCTCGACGACCGCGGCCGCTCGGAGGAGTTCCAGCAGGTGGTTACGGCCATCATGCAGGCCCTGGGGAGCCCCAATGTGTCGGACTTCTTCCCGCTGCTCGCGCCGGCCGACTTGCAGGGCACGCGCCGGCGGCTGGCGCGGCTGTTCGCGCGGCTGCACGCGGTGTTCGACGCCGAGGTGGACGGGAGGCTGCGCGGCCGCGACGCCGGCCAGCCGAGGAAGAACGACTTCCTCGACGCGCTGCTCGACGTGGCGGCGCGTGAGGACGGCAAGGACCTGCTGGACCGCCAGACGCTACGATCACTTTTCACGGTAAGCATAATTTAATTTCTGACTCCGAGGACATAAAAGATATACTTAAAAATTCCGCGCGCACATGTATATGATCAGCCTTGCCATCTGAGCCTGCCGGGGATCAAAGCACATGGCCAGCCATGTTGATTGAAATTTATATTTCTAGAAATGTTAGCATCGACATATCTAACATGCCACAAATTTCATATTCATTTTTTTTTGGATCAAGAAATAAACATaagattttgatatatatatatagattgtAGGGCTGCCATTTTGCCTCTATTGATACTAGTAGTACCAGATTTTTATTCCTTATTTCCCTATGTCCGGACaaattttttatgaaattttgtaGTACTACTATCCACTGTAGTGATGCTATCGGAACCACTAACAGTGAAAACATTAAAAGTACCATTTGGATACTCATGTTTATGTCTCTAAAATTCCTACAGAATAGTCGCGCATAACTTTTACAGAAATCATGCATGACAGATTACTCATGTGTTAGAAAGAGTGTCACCGGAATTTTCCACTATAAGAACTGAATCATCTAAAACAagaattcctatgtttttcctttgtTTCTACCAGGCTGACTGTATTTCACTGCATTTCCAACAATTCCACCATGGACCTCGCACGACTGCAGTTCATCCAACGCGTGAAGAATTAAAAACTGGGTTAGGAACAATAGCTTCCACTAAACTGCAATGAAATTAATATCAAATCTTATGTCGCAAATCAATGAATTGCCTCTTATATAGTTCATCCAAACAGTACATATATGTGCAATTCAAAGAAAATGTAAGTTTTTCTATCAAAAACAACGTGCTTGGTTAGTGTATCTAAATAGCTATAATTACTAAAGCATTGACGTGATATTATATTTGCATGTTAGGATTTGTTCTCTGCTGGTAGTGACACAAGCTCTAGCACAGTGGAATGGGCAATGACGGAGCTTCTCCAAAACCCAGCATCAATGTCTAGCGCTTGCAACGAGCTTGCAGAAGTTATTGGCTCCAAAAGAAACATTGAAGAAGACGATATTGTTCGGTTGCCCTATCTCCAAGCTGTCATAAAAGAGACTTTTCGACTTCATCCCCCGGGCCCGTTCTTGTTGCCACGCAAACCCGAGAGAACATTAAAAATAGCCGGTTACACAATACCTAAAGATTCACGTGTGTTCATAAACGTATGGGCGATAGGTCGAGATAAAGATGTATGGACTGAACCTGAAAAGTTTATGCCAGAGAGGTTCTTGGGTTCAACAGTTGACTTTAGGGGTGCTGAttttgagctccttccatttggtGCCGGACGTCGGATCTGCCCTGGAATGCCATTGGCTATTAGGATGGTGCATTTGGTCCTTGCTTCGTTGTTAAATCAATTTAAGTGGAGCTTCCCTGTTGAACTTGAAAGGGATGGGATTGATATGGAAGAAAAGTTTGGCCTATCACTAACGAAGGTCGTGCCTCTTCGTATTGTACCAACACCGATTTGAATTAGAAACAAAATGTGTCCCAAAGTAAGACTGCTTAATATGTTTTAATATGTAATAATCAAAATGTATTACCCATGGAATTTATACCGTTATTTATGTCATAGTTAAAATAATTCTTTTAGAAAACTTGACTTCCTCGCAGTGCACAAGTTGAATGATATGTTGTTTTTGCGGGGAGATATGTTGTGTTACTGTTGATCCTACAAAGGTATTCATACATATGCCATCCTAGCCACCCAGATTTTCAGGTTTGTATAACACCATGTTGCAAAAAAGTAAATGCATTACTGGAAAAATACAACATTTCATTCGCATGCGGTGGATGGTGGATGATCATCCAATGAGTACTATTGAGAGCGTTAAAGAGAAGACAAATGGTTAACTTATATGGCCATTTCCCCTTTACACCTTAAGTATTGTGTTGGAACAATAGTAATTGTTCTCAGAGGAAGAAAATAAGACATCTATATTTTCACAACAGAATATATACGCCATCCAAAGATTCTTAAATTTCATTGTTCATAATTCGTCGCCATGAGAATTATCTTCTTCAACGTTCAGAAATATTTGTCCAAAATATTTCGCATTTAAATCTTTTTCACATTCGAAAGTTCATAAATCTTTCATGTTCCAAATCTTTTTCATAGCTGAAACAATTTGTACCTTTGTTATACCGTCACCAATAATATGAAAAAGCACAAGTTCAAAATTGTGGTATCCAAATCAAATAATTGAAAAATCATGACACGAACCAAAAGCATTGATGAGCCAATTTGGATCTTTACCATATGGACCAAATTTCTGCATTTTGGTGTGTAGAGAACAAACAAGCACACTGGAGATCTAATGTGGATAGAACAATTTCAAATCTTTGACCAAGGAAATAAAGAAACAAACGTAATTCAGATATACATCACAATGGATTAGGCTGGCGTGTTCATTAGTGTGGTTGTAGGCATGGCCCTtctttcctactccctccgttcctgaatatttgtctttctagagatttcaacaaatgactacatacggagcaaaatgagtgaatttatactctaaaatatgtttgtATACATCTGTATGCAGTAGTCCATTTTAAATcgctaaaaagacaaatatttaattAGGAATGGGGGAGTACGTTCTTGTCATAGTGACAGACTGACAGTTGTTGCTCTCGTGCGCTAGCCCTTTGTGgccttacactagtagaaaaaggggcattagtcccggttcttgaaccgggactaaagggtcgttactaatgcctccaccttttagtcccggttctaacacgaaccgggacagatgtgcctccacgtggccggtgcgccgagcccaggcaggagggcctttggttccggttggtggcaccaaccgggaccaaaaggcatccacgcgtcagcatttcagtgaccgtggtttttttaaagggggggggggttgggggttttggggggttaatttaggtgtttaatATATTGTGCtaactagctaattaatagagagaagtgtcctctcttatgtccgtgcttggtcgacgctacgtactatacatagagaggccctcgacacgctagctagtaagaaaatgaagggaaccattaagtacagaagttcgtcatgcataccgagagaagtgatcgatcgacctctccttctccgagagattggtcgaacaacaagttttcgtattatctatccgacgctactggctacatacatatacaatatgtaaaatctcttacaatcccctagcattgaaatcaatttccacatgatattctccggctttattgatgacgtggtcaagaaagaatccgccaattcctcttgaattgctttcatgcgatcttgttctaggagttcatcccgcatctgccacgtctaatttgaagaagggggttaatacatatatgagtgaaactcaacagaaatgatggtgtaataaaatgtaattgtgaatattattgcttacgcacttcatattgtcttttagagtagcccagcttatttttcaaagtcgcgttgtagatgaactcgcacacgtagtatccacagaaatcattcccttgttcctgccacaagcactttacgagaaatagaggtcaatcaaactgataatgaagcattataaatggcattgatgaaagtacagctgtagaatcaacgggagatgcacgtaactagctagctagtagtacttactttcgggtatgtatatcgcagctccttcggcagtcccggaacttctgtcttgaactgtttccaaaccctacaagacaaagaaaataataattattacttgagatatcaggaaatgaacaaaaagttgccgatatggtgcgataaatgattgattgaacttacttgttgagcattttagtcatgtccgcataggtttggggatcttttcgtctcgagtctaagacgtttactactccccgctc is a window encoding:
- the LOC123047230 gene encoding geraniol 8-hydroxylase, giving the protein MAPVAVLVPWLAWLVASFLSVYLLNLLARARSSLPPGPRPLPLIGSLHLLGDKPHRSLARLAKAHGPLMSLRLGAVTTVVVSSPAMARVFLQRHDSAFAARSVPDATGEHAAGSVAWLPPAPRWRALRKMMATELFAPHRLDALRHLRSEKVRDLVDHVARLAREGAPVNVGRVAFTTSLNLLSRTIFSADLTSLDDRGRSEEFQQVVTAIMQALGSPNVSDFFPLLAPADLQGTRRRLARLFARLHAVFDAEVDGRLRGRDAGQPRKNDFLDALLDVAAREDGKDLLDRQTLRSLFTDLFSAGSDTSSSTVEWAMTELLQNPASMSSACNELAEVIGSKRNIEEDDIVRLPYLQAVIKETFRLHPPGPFLLPRKPERTLKIAGYTIPKDSRVFINVWAIGRDKDVWTEPEKFMPERFLGSTVDFRGADFELLPFGAGRRICPGMPLAIRMVHLVLASLLNQFKWSFPVELERDGIDMEEKFGLSLTKVVPLRIVPTPI